The DNA region GTGGTCATCGTTGGATAATATTCTCGATATTTTCGTTGATTCGCCACATAATGACCTATACCCCATACACCAGCACCAAGTCCACCAATACCAGCAGCTGCTGCTAAACCAAGGATGACCTTAGTAGATGTTGAGGTTGAAGTATCGGCTTCATTTGCCCCGTTCATTTCTTGAATTTCTTCATAAGTGGCATTAGGATCATAATCTTCATAGTTATAAGATGACCCTTCAAATGCTTGCTCTACAAATGAATCAAAGGTTCTATCTTCAATGACAAAATCAGTTGGATAGGTCCCATCAGGAATACGCAATAGAATCGTTACATAGTTGTTTGACCCTAAAGCTTCAGTCGATTCTGTTTGTACGACACCATCGCTTGTGATATCAATATTACCTTTGTAACCAACCCCCCAAATGCGGTTATCTTCATAATTCATTGTTTGTACATCTGAGGAAATTTCTACGGACACAGCTTCCGGAGATGGCGATAGGTCTGAGTTAATAAACTGCCAATAGACCATTTGATCCGTTGATGTTTGTGTAACAAAATTTGAAATCTCATATGACAACTCGTATGTATGTTGCCCGTATTCAGTAATCCCCCAATTCAGTTCATTCGTGTTTTGCCCATAGGTACCCGCTTTTTGGTCAAAGCTATCATCAATATCCCAAGATGATTGTTCTTCCATAGGCTGTCCATCCATTGAAACTGTAAAATTCGAGATATCCTGAACATCTTCAAGATTCAAACCCTTATAAATCTCAGTTCCCTCATCAGTATTCATGTCCCAGATTTCATGGATTAAGGCTGAACCATCCGACTGTAAAGTCACATCTACATCGATTGCATTAATCTCATTCGCCAATACTGATTGAGGTGCTACCCAAAATAAAACCAACGCACCAAAGGCTATGATTGTATCAATAGCTTTTTGATGTGTTTTTACCATTGTGGCATCTCCGCTTTTTCTGCTGAATTTTCAAAGTATTCTTCTGGTGTAAA from Aerococcus urinaeequi includes:
- a CDS encoding DUF2207 family protein gives rise to the protein MVKTHQKAIDTIIAFGALVLFWVAPQSVLANEINAIDVDVTLQSDGSALIHEIWDMNTDEGTEIYKGLNLEDVQDISNFTVSMDGQPMEEQSSWDIDDSFDQKAGTYGQNTNELNWGITEYGQHTYELSYEISNFVTQTSTDQMVYWQFINSDLSPSPEAVSVEISSDVQTMNYEDNRIWGVGYKGNIDITSDGVVQTESTEALGSNNYVTILLRIPDGTYPTDFVIEDRTFDSFVEQAFEGSSYNYEDYDPNATYEEIQEMNGANEADTSTSTSTKVILGLAAAAGIGGLGAGVWGIGHYVANQRKYREYYPTMTTMEKRTQGEYYRQAPSEDIFQLYKILEQLIDNKSELRQNYMTAGILYLVKNGYITVREEEIDGFLRSKDQAVIYIQSDKAPTGPSARLFKLMQRVAQKDGRVEQKAFSKYIEKNYKKIEAYEAALDSYSSDYLEENGYTFVGLTAKSRREKSDLDIAHEVAGVAYTDKGFELRDNIVKFKNYLLDFSLLNERQTNEVALWDELMIYAGAFGIADEVEEEFRKIYPEYAEISTYSDAPFFYYAYYGSMLNRSYSDGHSAATASSSSGGGGGTSFGGGGGSFGGGGGGGVR